In a genomic window of Trachemys scripta elegans isolate TJP31775 chromosome 12, CAS_Tse_1.0, whole genome shotgun sequence:
- the LOC117885388 gene encoding olfactory receptor 5V1-like, whose product MADARNQTGVSEFILLGFSDHPQVQLILFVAFASAYAAALLGNVSIITVICSQPGLHTPMYFFLVNLSLLDIGCVTSTVPQMLKNLLAQKKAISFQGCLAQMYFFTAFLATELLLLTGMAFDRYVAICHPLRYSLVMSQRTCCHLAVGIWVSGFLISLPHTLSLLRLSFCGPNIINHFFCELPPLLQLSCSDTSYNQTLALVTDVFLGIGCFLLTLLSYVYIVSSVLKIQSAAGKRKAFSTCSSHVMVVTLFYSTVIYTYVRPPSAYLDRDKAVAALYTMVTPLVNPLIYSLRNKEVKEAFKKLMGGNRG is encoded by the coding sequence ATGGCAGATGCAAGGAACCAAACAGGTGTGTCCGAGTTTATTCTGCTGGGTTTCTCTGACCACCCTCAGGTGCAGCTGATACTATTTGTCGCCTTTGCATCGGCCTATGCCGCGGCCCTTCTTGGGAATGTCTCCATCATCACAGTCATCTGTTCACAGCCTGGactccacacccccatgtacttcttcctggtcAACCTCTCCCTGCTGGACATTGGCTGTGTGACCTCGACCGTGCCACAGATGCTGAAGAACCTGCTGGCCCAAAAGAAGGCCATCTCCTTCCAAGGCTGTCTGGCACAGATGTACTTCTTCACCGCCTTCCTGGCgacggagctgctgctgctgactggcATGGCTTTCGACCGCTATGTGGCCATTTGCCACCCCTTACGCTACTCCCTTGTCATGAGCCAGAGGACCTGCTGCCACCTGGCAGTAGGGATATGGGTATCGGGCTTCCTAATCTCTCTGCCACATACTCTCTCCTTGCTCCGCTTGTCCTTCTGCGGGCCCAACATTATCAACCACTTCTTCTGTGAGCTACCACCGCTGCTTCAGTTGTCCTGCAGCGACACAAGCTACAACCAAACCTTGGCCCTGGTGACAGATGTGTTCCTGGGCATAGGCTGCTTCCTCCTCACCCTCCTCTCCTATGTCTACATCGTCTCTTCTGTCCTGAAAATCCAGTCTGCCGCAGGGAAGCGcaaggccttctccacctgctcctctcatgTGATGGTGGTGACGCTTTTTTATAGCACTGTGATTTACACTTACGTCCGGCCCCCCTCCGCTTACCTGGACAGAGACAAAGCCGTGGCTGCTCTGTACACTATGGTCACTCCCCTTGtcaaccccctcatctacagctTGCGGAACAAGGAGGTGAAGGAGGCCTTTAAAAAACTTATGGGTGGAAACAGAGGCTGA